Within the Mucilaginibacter sp. CSA2-8R genome, the region AGGCAAGGGTATTTAGAAAAAATGTTTCCGTCAACGTTTCCATCCGGACAAGGAAGCGATGTTGCCGGTGTGGTAGAAGCTGTAGGTGAGGGTGTAACTATGGTAGAGACTGGTCGTGATGTAATTGGTTACAGTAACAACCGGAATGCTCATGCCGCTTATGTAGTACTGCCCGAAGAGCAGGTAGTGCTTAAACCCGACAACGTAAGCTTTGAACAGGCCGGTGGATTATTTGTAGCAGGCACTACCGCTTATGCGGCCGTTAACGCTGTGCGGCTAACTACGGGCGATGTTGTTGTGATTTCGGGTGCGGCCGGTGGTGTAGGCTCGGTAGCCGTTCAACTGGCGCACAACCAGGGAGCCAAAGTAATTGGTATTGCCGGCGAGGCTAACCACGACTGGCTAAAAACCCATGGCGCTGTTCCGGTAACTCATGGCGATGGTATGGAGCAACGCCTGCAGGAGGCGTTAGGCGGCGAAAAACCTGATGCTTTTATAGATTTGTTTGGTAAAGGTTATGTTGATTTGGCTATTAAGTTAGGTATACCTGCCGACCGTATTAACACAGTAATTGATTTTGGAGCCGCCGGAAAACATGGCGTAAAAACAGAAGGCAGTCATAATGCAGCACATCCGTGGGTGCTGTCAGAACTTGCCGACATGATTCATAACGGGGCGCTGGAGTTTCCGGTGGCTAAAACCTACCCGCTCACCGAAGTGCAACAGGCATTTGAAGACCTTGAGCAGCGACATACCCACGGTAAAATTGTGTTGATTCCGTAGAGTTTCTTCGATTTTTTTTTTAAGGATTATGAAGTGCAGCCGGCAAAAGCTGCACTTCATACCATATTCAATTTCTTTGCTAACTGAAGTTTCCGAAAAGTTTATCCTACTTAAATCCAAACCAAAACGGAAACACAAAAGTTACTATTATGCTCCAGGCAAAGTAAACCGGCAAATACAGGGCAATAGATTTGCTTACAATGTCTGTTTCTGTTTTGCGAAGTAGGGTGCGGGTTAACTGTACACTAACTAAAATGAGGTTGATCAGGATTAGGATGTTACCGCCCATTACAGCGGCACGGTTAGGCGTTAGTCCCCATTCAGAAATCCTGAATACGATAGCCGACAACGCCATGCTGTTTACAATAACGGTAACTATAGATAACAACAGCAATACCCATAGCTGAATTCTGCTTGTTAAATTGCTTTGATGCTCAGCTATCGAAAAAAAGATTAAGGCCATCACGCCAATCAATAACACATTGAAAATAATTAAAAAATCACGGTCATGGTAAAGGCTGTTTTTGCTTGTAGCGGTAGCCGCTAAATAAATGATCAGCACTATCAATACCAACGGCGCAAACAAACGGGCAATTACTGGCGATATCTTACCCACAAGCTGTGGGTTATTTTGTGTAAGATAAGTGCCTATCATTATAGCAGTAGGCAAACCAAACATGGGTATGTTTTTTAAATACTGATCTTTAATTTGGAAACCGGCCAGCGAGAATAAATTAATGGAAATAGCAGTGGTTATAGCACCTACAATAACGAAAAGGGTGGTAATAATAATGAGTTCTCCGTTATATTTGAGATAATCCAATCGTTTAACTTCACTGTTATTTTTTCCGCCAGCGAAAGCAAAACCTAAAACAGACCACAAAGCCAGCAACAAGTGGATGCAAGACAGGGTAAAGGTAGCGCTTTTGCGGTTGTTGGGCAGCCAATTAATAAACACCAACTCAACCAGCATAACGGTGGTAACAATACTTATTTTAGCAAGACTCAACCCGTTTTTCCAGCTAAAATAGGCTGCTAAAAGAGGGAAGATGACAAAGCCGATATTGCGGGGATAAAACTGTTCGGGGTCTAAATTAAAGAAGTCGGGTATTTTAGCAATGCATCCGGCTACAACAGCCAGAACAATAACAAAGATTAATTCGCGACGGTTGCTCCAGGTAATATCTTCAGCTGTATGGTACAAGCGTTCGTGCCAGCAATGGGCCACATCGTTGTGCGGGAGTTCTGGGTACAACGCGCCAAACTCCTGTTTAAATAAGCCTTCGTTGGAGCGGTAGAGTTTTTCCAGGTAACCCGGATTGTTGAGGTGAGTGATGATTTCTTGTTTCATGATAAAGGTGATTACTTGTAATTGATGGAAATGAACCTAATTAATTCTGTCGACTTGCTTGGCCTGTAAGTAGATGGTTATTGTGCTTTGATGTCTACCTTTTCCCAGGTTTTTCCCTCAAACAATAACATACTGAACTTTGAGTTTTCAGGGTAACCATCTGTATAGCTATGACGTTGAATAAAGCGTATTTTTTTAGTTATGAACGAGGCTATTACAAATCGATAGCTGATGTTGGTAGTCGCCCATCCGTCATTGCATTCCAAAATAAGATATTGATTGTTATGCTTATAATAGCTCACATCGTGCCATTCGGGAGTGGGGAGGGTCGACAAAAGCGTCATAAAGGCGACTATGATGATGGTAATGGGAAACAGCAGAATGGCTAAGGTTGAATACAAATTATTCTTATTCAGCACAACAATGAACGCGAGGATAAGAAACGTAAGTAAACTAATAGTGCCAAGCAATCTACTCAACCATGAGTTTATAATCGGATCTCTAATTTCAACAGAAAACCACTCCAACCACGGTATAAAAGCAAAAACAGAAAGCGCGGCTGATAATTTAATGAACAGTATCAAGGTTGGCTTCTGTTTGCAGTATTTTGATAAGGTATAGGCCATCTAAAGCTGAGGTTATTTAAATTTAAAATTCAGTATATAGCTGATAAGCTTTGCCATCAATGCCACATTGTACCTTTCAGCCCTAATACTATGCCCATCCACAAGGCAATCAGGAAGCCGGCAAGACCAATAATTAAGGTTAGTGCTTTGTTCCAGCCCAATCTTGAAATGCGATAGGCAAATGCGCCTCCGCATACCCCGGCTAATGGGGTTATTAGCAGGGGTTTTACCATCCAATATGCTCCCCACTCGGCGCGTCCGCTGCCGGCTCCGATTACAAAAAATAAAATGGTAGCCAGTGCAATGCCGCCGCCAAGCAGCATCCACTTTCCTAAAGCCGGTACAGACTGAGGTTTTTGATTAAAGCTTTTAGAGTATGTCATAATTAAATTAGTATAAAAAGTACTTTGATATACAAAGTAAAATAAAGTACTTTGAATTGCAAAGTGAAATCTGATATTTTTTTTTCGCTTTTTAGAGAATTTATTGGGCAGCAGAGGCTATGCTTGTGCAGTGTGATAGTTAACGGTTGAGCTTTGCATAATAGCAGAATTTATAATGCACATCAATAATGACCTTACAAATTGATCGCCCGTACTGTTACCTTACCGTATTGCTGCTTGCCATAGAAATATTTATTGGCCTTTTTGTTCACGATGCTTGGATCAGGCCCTACGGCGGCGACTTTTTGGTCGTCATCCTGTTGTACTGTTTGGTAAAAAGCTTCTTACGATCAAGCTACCGCCCTGTTGCAATAGGAGTGCTGCTGTTTGCTTACCTTACAGAAACAATGCAGTATCTGCATGTAGCAGCGCTGTTAGGTTTGCAGCATAATCAATTTGCTTGTATCATTATAGGCACTCAGTTTTCGTGGACGGATACGCTGATGTATACGTTAGGTATTGCCTTGGTTTGGTGGGTTGAGTTTTAAAAGTAGGAAGTTTGACCTGAGGTAAAAATTACTTTTTTAAGGTTATAGGGTATTGACGTGACTCAATAATACCTGTTTCAAATTTTTGTCGCTCGGCCGGGGGGCATCTCGGTCAATTATTTTACCGTTTTTTATAATAACGTAACGCGGAATCGATTGTATTTTCAAATCAAAAGCAAATGCTGACTTTTCAATATCAGGAAGCCAATAGCTATTGGCTGTTAAATCTATGTCTTTGCTTTTATTTTTCCAACTGTCTCCCTTTTTATCTATGGATATATAACAGAACGTTACAGCCTTGCTCTTAAGTGCCTGCCTTAATTTAAAAGAGGCCGGCATTTCCTGTAGACAGGGCATGCACCAAGACGCCCAAAAATCTACATATAACACCGTGTCTTTAATAGCCAATAGCTTTGATAACGTCACAGGCTGATTGGTAAGTGTGTAGAATGAATCTTTGGAGCCATTTACTGCCAAAGCTTGTTTAAGATTATCGAAAATAATTTGGTTCAGTACATCATTGTTGCTGTATTTGGTTAATGAGTCGGTGTATTGTTTGTATATATTGGTGGTTACATCCACTTGTAGCTGCATAATCTGGTAGAGTAAAACATTTTTTACCTCGCCTGCCGGCAACTGTTTGGCTAAAGTGAATGTTTTAGATAAAGAAGCGTCGTGGTACTTCTCAGTAGCCTGCAGTCTGTTCGTAAAAATGCAAACTCCCTGTACCGGATAAAGTGCTATGTATTTGGCATCAATATCTCTTAAGTCAATTTTTAGTAAACTATCAGCATACCAAACTGGTAATGGCTTATGTTTAAATCGTTTTAAATACATTGGCTTAAGCCGATTGTGCAAATACTCATATTTAACGTAAGCTTTTAAAGCGTTATACCCCTCGGGCGAAAGGCTACCAATGCCATTAAATTGAGCGAGTACCTCCAGCCTTTTTTTATAAAGATGTGTCAATGCATTGTCTATATCTAAATTATAGCCGTCTGAGCTTCTGATCAGTTTGGCTACACCATTGGGGGCACTTAAATCAAAGCGCTCGGTGAGCTTCTGCAATTCGTTTAGCGCATTGCTCTCCGAAGCCTTTTGCCGATCAGTGCTCTCAAAATGCCATTGCGTTTCTTGAGGATTGCTCAAAATACAAGTGTAGGTAAAGCCTGGCATCATCAAATAAGGTGTTTGTCCCTTATTGGTATTAAAAAGATTGAATGGTTTGGTTAGCAATACCTCTACCTCAACTGTAGTGTCCTTAACTGCATGCTCAATAAAAAGCTCTTTAGTTTTTATTAGGTTGCGCGGATAAGTAAGGTACAAGCTGCAGCCTTTGGTTACCCGAAAAATTATTTTTGTTGAAGAACTTGGTTTTGCAATTGATGCTGTGCGTAGGCCAAAAATGATGCCGATAAAAAAAATAATATGAATAGTATGAGGTTTCATTTTAATAAGGATTAAATAGATAATTTATATCATTCGCGATTAAAGGGCTCAATGTTTTCCCAGCTAAAACGTAGGTGATTAACTCCCTGAATGAGTTGGCCAATTATTGATGTGTTTTCAATTTTTCCAACTTAGCCGCTTCTTTCGAACTCAAAACCTTCAGTTTCATCCACACTGGTTTTTCGGGGGTACCGTTTTTATCAACCTTAAGCGCCGTAATTTTGTCAATCAGGTCTATGCCTCGCACAATCTCGCCAAACACCGTGTAGTGCTGGTCGAGCGAAGGAGTGCCGCCTAAGGTGGTGTAAGCCTCGCGCTGTGCGGCGCTAAAATGGATGTTTGATTTCTTTTCTAAGGTATCGAGCCGGCCGTTGCTCACCTTTTTGCCGTCAACCAGATAAATTTGCGTACTAAATGATGATTGAGCAGCATTGTCATCGCGACCCATAGCCAATGCGCCTCTTTTGTGGTAAAGAGTTTGCCTTAGCTCAGGTGCTATCCATTTTTGTTCGGGCTTCAATACATGCGGTTTTTCATACAACGAATCGGGGTCGCCGCCTTGTATCACAAAATTTTTTAAAATGCGGTTAAAGGTGGTTTTGTTAAAGTAGCCGCTCTTTACCAGTTTTATAAAATTATCTCGATGAATAGGTGTTTCGTTGTAAAGTTTAACAATGCATGAGCCTTGCGGCGTTACAACTTCTACATACTGATGCCTGGCTTGCGCAATGGTTTGAAGGGATAACGAAAGTATCGCTAAAAGGAAAAGTATAGGTTTTGTCATAGCGGCTAAAGTTAAAGGCAATATAACGCTTACCCGCCAATACGCTTGCAATCAGATGTGAAAAATGATAAGGTTTAGGTTGTCTTATTGGTTGTAAAACTAATTATTTAGTTTTTATAAGGCAAATTATTAATAACTTTTTCTGCTGGTTTTGCCGCGTACAGTTTCTGAAGTTTAAAATGTGCTTAACTAATCCTTATTTTAGCTTCATGACCGATCACTTTCCATTTTACATCAGCCTCGTTATTGTTATCGTACTATTGGTCATGCTGGCCGAAAAAATAAAAGTAGCTTATCCGGTGATATTGGTAGCTGCAGGTTTGCTTATTAGCTTTATGCCTTTCATCCCATCGGTACATATCACGCCCGAGCTTATCTTCATTATTTTTTTACCGCCGCTACTTTATGAGGCATCTTGGTCTATCTCGTGGAAAGAGCTCTGGCGCTGGCGGCGTATTGTAGGTAGTTTTGCATTCGTAGTGGTGTTCTTTACAGCCTTGGCTGTAGCCTTTGCAGCCAATTATTTTATACCGGGCTTTTCGTTAGCTCTCGGCTTTTTATTAGGCGGCATTGTATCACCACCCGACGCTGTTAGTGCAGGTGCCATTATGCAGATTGTGAAAGTACCGAAGCGAATGTCGGTTATTTTAGAGGGTGAGAGTTTGCTAAACGATGCGTCTTCGCTCATTATCTTTAGGTTCGCTTTAATAGCCGTAGCCACCGGCCAGTTTGTTTGGTACAGTGCGGCTTTAAGTTTTGGCTGGATGCTGTTAGGTGGTATAGGTATTGGCTTACTTGTAGGATGGCTATTTATGAAAGCGCACCGGCATTTACCAACCAACGCTAATATTGATACCGTATTGAGCCTGGTAACCCCTTATGTGATGTACATCGCCGCCGAGGAGGTGCACAGTTCGGGTGTGTTAGCGGTTGTAAGTGGCGGCCTATTATTGTCCAGCAAACGCCATTGGTTTTTAAGCAGCAGCTCGAGACTTCGGGGCATTAATGTTTGGTCGAGTTTAGCCTTTGTGCTTAACGGGCTTGTATTTGTACTCATAGGCCTTGATCTGCCCGAAATAACAGCCGGTTTAAAACAGGAGGGAAGCAGTTTTATCGGAGCTATTGGGTATGGTTTGATTATTACCGCTACGCTTATTGTTGTCAGAATTTTTGCCGCCTACGGCGCTGTCTTTATCACGTTGATTGCACGCAATTTTATAAACGTGGCCGACTCCCGGCATCCGGGTTACCAAACGCCGTTGTTGTTAGGTTGGACAGGTATGCGTGGTGTGGTATCACTGGCGGCGGCCCTGTCTATACCTGTGCATTTAAACAGCGGTGCTGCATTTCCGCAGCGCAGCCTTATCTTGTTTATAACTTTTATTGTAATATTAGGTACCCTATTGTTGCAAGGCCTTACCTTACCCGCTTTGATAGCGCGTATCAAACTGCCTGATTATTCTTATGGAGACGAGTCGACAGAAGAAGCCGAAAATATAATCCATCGAGAGATGTCGGCTTACGCGCTGTCAGCGCTTAAATCGACCTATGCCGGGCGCTGGGAGCAATCTGCTTTACTACAGCAAATGGCCGCTAAGTGGGAAGGCAAAAGTAAAAACAACCCGGAAGCTATATTTACGGAGGATAGTTTAGATATTTACTTTGACTTGCTTGACAAGCAGCGCAAATGGCTACTAAAGAAAAATGAGGCGGACAAAAATTTTGATGAAGATGTGATACGGAAGCATTTAAAACTAATTGATATTGAAGAAGAAAAAATGCGTTCGCTGTAGCTTTAAATCAAACTGCTTTACCTGCTGCACCCTTAAATACAAATAAACCTGCCGATATTAACAGGTAGCCTTTATTTTTGCCACAATGATAACTGTTATAGTTTGCTCTATAAATCCGCAGCTGCTTGCAGCAGTAAAACAAAACATAGCCGAAACTATTGGGTGCCCTTTTGATGTCATTGCCGTTGATAATCGCGGCAGTACGGCCGGTATAAGCGAGGTTTATAATAGTGCCGCTGCCCAGGCTCGTTTTGACCTGTTGTGCTTTATGCACGAGGATATCATTTTACAAACTCGCAATTGGGGATACGTAGTAGCCGAATTGTTAAAAGCAGAAACGGGCATCGGACTGATTGGTGTTGCCGGCAGCTATTACAAAACGCTATCGCCTTCGGGTTGGGGCGATGTTACAGGCTACACCGATTGCATGAACATTGTACAAGGCTTTAAAAATAAGGGACCTGAAGAATACGTGCGTCAGTGCAAAAATCTTTTTGATAAAAAATATACCGAGGTGGCCGTGTTAGATGGGGTTTGGCTGTGCACCACTAAAATTATTGCTCAGCATATCCGGTTTGACCAGCAAACTTTTGCCGGTTTCCATTGCTATGATTTGGATTTTTCTCTAAGGGTGGGGCAACAGTACAAGGTGGTTGTGACGTATGATGTGTTGCTTACACACCTGTCTGAAGGTAGCTATACCCGCACATGGATGATGGAAACCATTAAACTGCATGAAAAATGGAAGAATTATTTACCGGTATTGCGCAGCAATTTGATAGATGCTAAGCGGCTGTATCTGGAAAAACAAACCTTTCGCGATTTTTTAAGGCTGCTTATTCATCTTAATCTGCCTTTATCATTAGCCAAAAACCTGCTTTGGCAAAGAGTTTATGTACAAAAAATGGGTTTACCATTATGGCTTAATATGA harbors:
- a CDS encoding glycosyltransferase, with translation MITVIVCSINPQLLAAVKQNIAETIGCPFDVIAVDNRGSTAGISEVYNSAAAQARFDLLCFMHEDIILQTRNWGYVVAELLKAETGIGLIGVAGSYYKTLSPSGWGDVTGYTDCMNIVQGFKNKGPEEYVRQCKNLFDKKYTEVAVLDGVWLCTTKIIAQHIRFDQQTFAGFHCYDLDFSLRVGQQYKVVVTYDVLLTHLSEGSYTRTWMMETIKLHEKWKNYLPVLRSNLIDAKRLYLEKQTFRDFLRLLIHLNLPLSLAKNLLWQRVYVQKMGLPLWLNMNFHLYKTGKKATRNTNYLPKAYQIGE
- a CDS encoding peptidylprolyl isomerase → MTKPILFLLAILSLSLQTIAQARHQYVEVVTPQGSCIVKLYNETPIHRDNFIKLVKSGYFNKTTFNRILKNFVIQGGDPDSLYEKPHVLKPEQKWIAPELRQTLYHKRGALAMGRDDNAAQSSFSTQIYLVDGKKVSNGRLDTLEKKSNIHFSAAQREAYTTLGGTPSLDQHYTVFGEIVRGIDLIDKITALKVDKNGTPEKPVWMKLKVLSSKEAAKLEKLKTHQ
- a CDS encoding Na+/H+ antiporter, which produces MTDHFPFYISLVIVIVLLVMLAEKIKVAYPVILVAAGLLISFMPFIPSVHITPELIFIIFLPPLLYEASWSISWKELWRWRRIVGSFAFVVVFFTALAVAFAANYFIPGFSLALGFLLGGIVSPPDAVSAGAIMQIVKVPKRMSVILEGESLLNDASSLIIFRFALIAVATGQFVWYSAALSFGWMLLGGIGIGLLVGWLFMKAHRHLPTNANIDTVLSLVTPYVMYIAAEEVHSSGVLAVVSGGLLLSSKRHWFLSSSSRLRGINVWSSLAFVLNGLVFVLIGLDLPEITAGLKQEGSSFIGAIGYGLIITATLIVVRIFAAYGAVFITLIARNFINVADSRHPGYQTPLLLGWTGMRGVVSLAAALSIPVHLNSGAAFPQRSLILFITFIVILGTLLLQGLTLPALIARIKLPDYSYGDESTEEAENIIHREMSAYALSALKSTYAGRWEQSALLQQMAAKWEGKSKNNPEAIFTEDSLDIYFDLLDKQRKWLLKKNEADKNFDEDVIRKHLKLIDIEEEKMRSL
- a CDS encoding DUF2809 domain-containing protein, with protein sequence MTLQIDRPYCYLTVLLLAIEIFIGLFVHDAWIRPYGGDFLVVILLYCLVKSFLRSSYRPVAIGVLLFAYLTETMQYLHVAALLGLQHNQFACIIIGTQFSWTDTLMYTLGIALVWWVEF
- a CDS encoding NADP-dependent oxidoreductase, which gives rise to MKNAEENELYSAVRYDNFGGREVLYIAQLPKPAPGPGEVLIKVKAAGINPGEASIRQGYLEKMFPSTFPSGQGSDVAGVVEAVGEGVTMVETGRDVIGYSNNRNAHAAYVVLPEEQVVLKPDNVSFEQAGGLFVAGTTAYAAVNAVRLTTGDVVVISGAAGGVGSVAVQLAHNQGAKVIGIAGEANHDWLKTHGAVPVTHGDGMEQRLQEALGGEKPDAFIDLFGKGYVDLAIKLGIPADRINTVIDFGAAGKHGVKTEGSHNAAHPWVLSELADMIHNGALEFPVAKTYPLTEVQQAFEDLEQRHTHGKIVLIP
- a CDS encoding TlpA disulfide reductase family protein codes for the protein MKPHTIHIIFFIGIIFGLRTASIAKPSSSTKIIFRVTKGCSLYLTYPRNLIKTKELFIEHAVKDTTVEVEVLLTKPFNLFNTNKGQTPYLMMPGFTYTCILSNPQETQWHFESTDRQKASESNALNELQKLTERFDLSAPNGVAKLIRSSDGYNLDIDNALTHLYKKRLEVLAQFNGIGSLSPEGYNALKAYVKYEYLHNRLKPMYLKRFKHKPLPVWYADSLLKIDLRDIDAKYIALYPVQGVCIFTNRLQATEKYHDASLSKTFTLAKQLPAGEVKNVLLYQIMQLQVDVTTNIYKQYTDSLTKYSNNDVLNQIIFDNLKQALAVNGSKDSFYTLTNQPVTLSKLLAIKDTVLYVDFWASWCMPCLQEMPASFKLRQALKSKAVTFCYISIDKKGDSWKNKSKDIDLTANSYWLPDIEKSAFAFDLKIQSIPRYVIIKNGKIIDRDAPRPSDKNLKQVLLSHVNTL